CAATACCAAGGGGACTAGGAAGCCAGAAAACCGCTTCTATGTGGTTGAGTTGACCAGGCTGGAGTTTCCACACCAGTTGATTGCCATTTTTTTCTGGCTCAATGGCTGTTTCAGTTAGTTGAATGTTTTTGGCTCCCCAAGGAGTTTTCAAGCTAAATTCCAAGTCGAGAATTGAACCAGCATTAGTGAGAACATTACCTTTGCTGGCAATTAGAGCAAGCGATCGCAAATCTAAATCATAAATCAACCGATTTCGGACTAAAAGTAAAAAATTATTCTGCTCCAAGAGGACGTTTGATTCAATCTTTGGTAGTTCTGAGTCAGATTTGCTCTGCACAGCCTCAGAGGATTGATTTGTACGGGAATTAAAAAATTCGTTGAACTTCTCTTGCAATTCAGTACCACTACTAAAAGGAATTGTCACGATGATTTCTTCTTGGGAAACTCGCTGTGTTTTACCTTCTAGTTGACGGGAGCGGCGTTCTATGCTGTTCAACCATTCGTATACAGAATCGCCGCTAAAGCTGGTTAGCCGTTCTCCTAACTTAATATGTTGTACGAATTCACCACTATTTGAATTATCAAAGTTAAGCCCCACATCGTACTTAACACAGCCAGTCAATAACAGGGATGTTAACAACACTAGCCACAAAATAGGATTTCGCATAGGAAAGACGCGGTTCATTCGATTTCGACCATTCAGTGTCAATACAAAACTAAATGGTCTGATTAACCACAACAAAATCTTTCCGAAAATTGAAGAAGTTGAAACCATAAATCTCCCCAAAAGTCAACATAGTATCAGCCAGGGGTTCCTGAAAAATTCAACCAAACCAAGTACGAGATGGTTAAACCAATGGCAATTAGCGCCACCCAGATAAAGCGATTATCTCTGGTATTGACCTGACTGAGGTCAACAAATTCTGGCTCTGTAGGTTTTGGCTTCTGCGGCACAGAAGATTTAGTGGGTTTAGCAGCTATAGAAATTTTGAGTTCATTCTCTTGTACTGTGTCCAAATCCGGGATTTCGGTCATCCATTCACTAGGTCTTTTCAGCTTTGGTGCTTTTAAGATGTAAACCATCTGTCGCGCTTGTTTGCTGATTTCAATATAGGGATGGCGTTTGAGTCTTTCGCAAAGAGCGATCGCATCATCCGTGCGTCCAGCCGCTTCATAAGCTGTCACCAGACAAATTTCTACTTCGCCCCCAAAGCGAGAATTACGAGCTAACAGGGCGCTGGCCTTTTCTAAATTTTCTACAGCTTCGCGGTATCGCCCATTTTCAAAGGCAATTTTCCCAGTCTGGTAGAAGGTTTTAGCAATTTCTAAACTTTCTGCACTCACGTCTTATACAAAAATTAGCACTATTTTAATTTTGCCAATACCAGCAATCTTTTTGGAATCTTTTCAAAGGCTGGCAATCTGAAAGTGGATAAACTTCTAAAATTTTAACTAAGTAGCAGCGACTATTTTCTGATTAAAAACTCTGGTATCAAATGCAGGTGAGCAAAATATGTTGAAAATCAAGCATTCGCAACTGAATTGGCTCCTAGCAGGTATGACTTTAGCAGTGATGAGTGTAAGCATTGCTCCAGCTTCGGCCCAGCGTGCGGTCTTTATTGATGGCGCTTATGGAGTTATGGGATCGCCTGCTGTCGGTTCCTTTATTTATGGTAGTCCGATTCCTACACCTATGCCTGTAGACCCAGCAACGGGGCTAATGCCACAACGCACTAATTACCCCGATTATTATTCCTATCCCCAGGTAAGGCAGAATGTCAGAAATTCCACACTGATTAATCCAACTTTGATTAATCCGGCAATTCGAGATTCAACCCTAGTTAATCCGGTGATTATAAATAATTCATGGCATCGTACACCATTTAGCGGTGGGCGATGTCTGACAACAAGTTGCTCCGCACCTACGCGGGTTATTATTACCTATCCGCGGTAGAGAGGCAGGGGAAGTAGGGAGACAAGGGGGACAAGGGGTAATTATTGAATAAATCTCTCTTGTCTCCCCCTTCTTCCTTGTCTCCCTTGTCTCTTCTTTATGCCCTATGCCCCATAAGCATCAAGAGGTAAATTGCGAACCCAAAATCATCGTCCCAATCCCAACATCAGTAAAGATTTCTAGTAACAGGGCGTGGGGAATGCGACCATCGATGATGTGTGCGGCACGGACTCCTTGAGCAAGCGATCGCACACAACAATTAACTTTGGGAATCATCCCACCGGTAACTATCCCATTGACAATTAACTCGCGGGCTTCGCGGATATCTACTTTTGGAATCAAAGTAGATTGGTCTTTGTAATCTTTTAAAATTCCACTTGTGTCGGTCAGTAAAATTAACTTTTCTGCTCCTAGTGCCGCAGCAATTTCTCCAGCTACAGTATCGGCGTTAATGTTATAAGCTTGCCCTGTCTCGTCTGCGGCAACGCTAGACACTACCGGAATATAGCCATTGCTAGCGAGGGTGTCCAAAATCTTGATGTTAACATTACTGACTTCCCCCACAAAACCGATGCCTTCTTGACCTTGGGGACGGGCTGTAAATAGATTACCGTCTTTACCACAAAGTCCTACAGCCAATCCACCAGCTTGGTTAATTAGCGCGACAATTTCTTTGTTAACTCGACCAACTAAAACCATTTCCACCACATCCATTGTGGCGGCATCAGTGACTCGCAGACCATTCTTAAATTGTGGTTCGATTCCCAGCTTATCTAACCAACTGTTAATTTCTGGGCCACCACCGTGTACTACTATTGGACGCAAGCCAACGCAGGATAAGAATACAATATCGCGGATAACTTTGTCTTTGAGTGTGCTATCTTTCATCGCTGCACCACCATATTTGACAACAACAGTGCGACCGGCGAATTGTTGAATATAAGGTAGTGCTTCACTGAGTACACGCACACGAGTGGCTTCAGTTTGTCTGATGTATTCAGAATCGTTGTCCGTCATGAGGAGCCTAACAGAGAGAGTTAAAACCTATTTCAGTCAGTGTAGAAGACTTTGTAACTCGTCACAATCTCTGATGCCAAAGTCGAGTATGTTTGTACTGATCAGCCATAGGTGTTTGGTTCAGTTAGAAGTTCACCATCTGGCATAACCGTATTGTAGAAATAAGCCCCATACTTTTCCGCACCGTGCCAGTTAACTTCCAATAAGTTAGCATTTTCAAGATTAACGCCTTCCATACGAGTAACTCTCAAATCAGCACCACGTAAATCAGCACCGCTCAGATTAGCGTCTCTCAAATCAGCACCCCCTAACTTAGTTTTACAGAGGATCGCCCCACTCAAATCAGCACCACTGAGATTAATGCCAGACAAGTCAACTTCGCTTAAGACTGCACCACTGAGATCGACTCCTGAAAAATCATTTTCCCCAGCATCTAAACGACTGAAAAACTCTTCAATATCCATCGAATTCGTTGGTGACACAGCAGTGAAACTTCAAGCTCTAGAATCAATCCCATAAATATGATGGATGAGGCAGACTAGATCGAGATGGTGCGTTAACGAAGTAATGTACCCTACAAATTAACTATTCCCTCATTACTCGACACAATAAACAAGCGATCGCTCGTTCAAACTTCTAGAATTGAAATCATTCGGCTGAAGCTAGGGAATGAAAATGACCACGCTGCTAATTCAAACTGAAAGCACACCCATAACGGTAAATTTCCCCTCCCTTGTGCAGATGACAAATGAGCAGTTCTATGAATTCTGCCAAGCCAATGGAGATTTGCGAATCGAGCGCACTGCCAATGGGGAAGTCATCATTATGCCACCAGCTTTTTCAGATACGGGCAACCGTAACTTTAACATTGCTGCACAGCTTGGGTATTGGACTGAACAAGATGGCACTGGCATAGGCTTTGACTCCAGTGCTGGTTTTACACTACCTAATGGTAGCGATGCGTTCCCCTGATGCTTCTTGGATTAAATTGGAGCGCTGGAATGCTTTAACAGAAGCACAAAAAGCTTCTTTTGCACCAATTTGTCCTGATTTTGTAATTGAACTACGTTCCTCTAGCGTAGGCGTAGCCCGTCGTAGACATCGCCCGATCAAATTACAAGAGAAAATGCAGGAGTACATCGATAACGGTACATCACTAGGCTGGTTAATAGATCGGCAGAATTGAAAAGTCTACATTTACCGTCCTAATCGAGAAGTTGAGATTTTGGAAAATCCCGAAGCAGTTAGCGGTAATCCAGAATTACGCGAGTTTATCCTACGGATGACCAAAATTTGGTAATTAGAATCTTGTTAATGAGAAGCTTGTGGCTTGAGAACGTTAGGAATTACCTCAATTATTCTGTTGGCAATGTCTTCGGGTGTTTCTCCCTCTTGGACGGTGATGTGCAAATCGGCTTGAGAGTAAAGTGGTGTTCGTTGTTCGAGGAGCGATCGCAATTTACCTTTGAGATCAGCATCTTGCAACAGTGGTCTGGTGGTATCTTCAGCTAAACGCCTGTAAATTAGTTCAACTGGCACATCTAGCCACACTATCAAACCGTGGTGCAAGTAACCCCAGTTTTCTCGCCGTAATACAATGCCCCCACCGGTTGCTATAGTCAATTTTGTAAAAGCACAAACTTGTGAAAGTACATCACTTTCTATTTGGCGAAACCCTGCTTCACCTTCTTCGGCAAATAACTGATTGATAGATTTATCTGTAGCTTTGGCAATGACACCATCAAGATCCAAAAACCCATAACCCAGATGCTTTGCTAGTAAGGGCCCTACTGTCGTCTTACCAACGCCCATCATGCCAATTAAGTACAAGTTAACTCCTTGTAATAAACTGCTCACCAGTTGCTTCGCTCCAATTATGAATTGTCACCGTTCGCCTTTAGCATTTCCCCTTGGAAGGAGATTTGAGCCAGGGATGCCTTAGAGCAAACTTCTCGCCGAGTCACAGTTTCCAATTATAAACCCATTGACTCATACATTTTTGCTTCTCTCCCCAGTATTACCAGCAATTTTTGGGTTTCAATATAGAATGTAAGGTATTGCAAAAAGTAGAAACAGCTAGTTTTAATCCCTAATAGGGATTTTGATGAATTGCAATCACCCACTACAACAGAAAAGAGATTATGCCCTAGCAGTCGTTTCAATCCCTAATAGGGATTTTGATGAATTGCAATTTTTGGGATGCTAAACAAAAAGAATGGATTCGCGATGATAGTTTCAATCCCTAATAGGGATTTTGATGAATTGCAATTCTCTATCTACAAAATCAATAGCTCCAGTGACAAGTTTCAATCCCTAATAGGGATTTTGATGAATTGCAATTTTTGGGATGCTAAACAAAAAGAATGGATTCGCGATGATAGTTTCAATCCCTAATAGGGATTTTGATGAATTGCAATTCTCTATCTACAAAATCAATAGCTCCAGTGACAAGTTTCAATCCCTAATAGGGATTTTGATGAATTGCAATATGGGTAACTAATCATTCAAAAGCCTACCCACTCGTTTCAATCCCTAATAGGGATTTTGATGAATTGCAATTAGATGATACGGAATCACCAACCGATTGGCTTGAGTTTCAATCCCTAATAGGGATTTTGATGAATTGCAATGTTTGAGCGACTCCAAACTGATGTTCGGATGAAGTTTCAATCCCTAATAGGGATTTTGATGAATTGCAATGTGGCGAATTGGAGAGCGATCGCTGGGATTGCCGTTTCAATCCCTAATAGGGATTTTGATGAATTGCAATTGGCTTTTTCAATTGCAGAGGCAACATCTTCTTCTGTTTCAATCCCTAATAGGGATTTTGATGAATTGCAATTTATATTTCGCTTCCTGCGCTTGCGGAAAGTGTCTGTGTTTCAATCCCTAATAGGGATTTTGATGAATTGCAATAGTTTTCTCTCTCGTCTTGAGCGCGATTCTAAGCGTTTCAATCCCTAATAGGGATTTTGATGAATTGCAATGAGGATAATGTTTTCTAGTGCTGCCCTTCCCAATGTTTCAATCCCTAATAGGGATTTTGATGAATTGCAATTTTTTCAGGAAGGCGAACAGTCTTTACAGGAAGAGTTTCAATCCCTAATAGGGATTTTGATGAATTGCAATGTGATTTTTGCTATTGTTAGTGCATCTATTATTTTTGTTTCAATCCCTAATAGGGATTTTGATGAATTGCAATTTTACTTTTGACCCTCCCTCCTTCTGTCCAGCGAGTTTCAATCCCTAATAGGGATTTTGATGAATTGCAATACCGGTACTTTTTTGCGTTTCACTCCTGCGGTTTTGTTTCAATCCCTAATAGGGATTTTGATGAATTGCAATGTATGCCAAATTTCGGCAAGTTGCGCCGCGAAAGCACATGCGGTTTTGTTTCAATCCCTAATAGGGATTTTGATGAATTGCAATATGGGATT
The Nostoc punctiforme PCC 73102 genome window above contains:
- the argB gene encoding acetylglutamate kinase; this encodes MTDNDSEYIRQTEATRVRVLSEALPYIQQFAGRTVVVKYGGAAMKDSTLKDKVIRDIVFLSCVGLRPIVVHGGGPEINSWLDKLGIEPQFKNGLRVTDAATMDVVEMVLVGRVNKEIVALINQAGGLAVGLCGKDGNLFTARPQGQEGIGFVGEVSNVNIKILDTLASNGYIPVVSSVAADETGQAYNINADTVAGEIAAALGAEKLILLTDTSGILKDYKDQSTLIPKVDIREARELIVNGIVTGGMIPKVNCCVRSLAQGVRAAHIIDGRIPHALLLEIFTDVGIGTMILGSQFTS
- a CDS encoding shikimate kinase, translated to MSSLLQGVNLYLIGMMGVGKTTVGPLLAKHLGYGFLDLDGVIAKATDKSINQLFAEEGEAGFRQIESDVLSQVCAFTKLTIATGGGIVLRRENWGYLHHGLIVWLDVPVELIYRRLAEDTTRPLLQDADLKGKLRSLLEQRTPLYSQADLHITVQEGETPEDIANRIIEVIPNVLKPQASH
- a CDS encoding DUF3153 domain-containing protein, which produces MVSTSSIFGKILLWLIRPFSFVLTLNGRNRMNRVFPMRNPILWLVLLTSLLLTGCVKYDVGLNFDNSNSGEFVQHIKLGERLTSFSGDSVYEWLNSIERRSRQLEGKTQRVSQEEIIVTIPFSSGTELQEKFNEFFNSRTNQSSEAVQSKSDSELPKIESNVLLEQNNFLLLVRNRLIYDLDLRSLALIASKGNVLTNAGSILDLEFSLKTPWGAKNIQLTETAIEPEKNGNQLVWKLQPGQLNHIEAVFWLPSPLGIGALLIILFVWGGLYLRYNFMPDPRTQLLPKAAATQE
- a CDS encoding pentapeptide repeat-containing protein, which translates into the protein MSPTNSMDIEEFFSRLDAGENDFSGVDLSGAVLSEVDLSGINLSGADLSGAILCKTKLGGADLRDANLSGADLRGADLRVTRMEGVNLENANLLEVNWHGAEKYGAYFYNTVMPDGELLTEPNTYG